Genomic window (Roseivirga sp. 4D4):
AACAAACTCAACATCCTTTTCATACTTGTCAAGATTACCTTCAGCACCTTGAACAATGGCCTCCTCCACCACAGATGCCTTTACGGAACCATCCAGTACTAAATCCCCTTGTCCTACTGGCACAAAGCTGGTCGCCAAGAAATTCTGATCCTTAATGTATTGGTTGTAGACACGCATGATGTCTTCACGCGTAACAGCCAAGCTGTTCTGTAGGTCTGTTGTTATGTATCCTGGATCACCAGCAAAAGTATTATAATCAGCAAGCTGATATGCTTTATTGAATACACTTGAGGCAGAGTTATAAACGTTAGTTTCCAAGCCAATCTTAATCCTGTCCAAATCAGCATCCGAGAATCCTTCTGTTTCGAACCGCTCAAAAGCTTCATCAAAAGCAGCTTTCAGATCATTGAGGTTAGTACCATCGAAAGCTCGAGCACCTAACTTAAATGTTCCAGCGATCTCATTAGAACTATTAAAAGTATAGACAGAGGGCGCTAGTTTCTTTTCTTCCACGATCACTTTATATAAGGCTGACTTCTTTCCATCAGTCAATATTTGACCTAGAAGATCAAGCGCCCACATATCTGGGTGGTACTTTTCCACTGTTGGCCATACCATTTCCAGATCAGGTAGGTTAGCGAACTTATCTTCATGAAAAAGTAGCTTATTGGCATTCAATACAGCAGGCATGGGCTCAATTGCTTCAACCTCTTCGCGTGGCTCCAATTCCCCGAAGTACTTTTCTACTAGAGCCTCGGCATCCGCTTCGTCAATATCTCCAGCGATAACAAGAGTGGCATTGTTCACTCCATACCACTTTTCATAAAACTCTCTAACATCATCAATAGTGGCGTTTTGAAGATCTTCCAGACTACCGATAACATCCCAGCTATAAGGATGCCCCTCAGGATAAAGATTGGTTAGTTGAACATACTCTTTGTGTCCATAGGGTCTGTTATCGACACCTTGTCTTTTTTCGTTCTTTACAACTTGCTTTTCGTTTTCAAGCCCCCATTCTGAAACAGTATTGATAAAGAAGCCCATTCTGTCAGACTCCATCCAAAGTACTTGTTCTAGCGCATCACTAGGAACTGTTTCGAAATAAACCGTTCCATCGGTCCACGTTCCTCCATTGAAAGAGCCACCAAGGTCATTCATGTTTTTGATGAAGTTACCCGCCCCCACATTTTCAGAATTCTGAAACAACATATGCTCAAAGAAATGGGCAAAACCTGTCTTACCAACCTTCTCACGATTAGAACCTACATGGTAGAGTACCGCTACGGCCACCATTGGATCTGAAGTATCTTGATGCAAAACTACCTCAAGGCCATTTTCTAAGGTGTACTTCTTATAATCGATACTAAAATCATCAGATGATGAGTTGACCGATACATCACAGGCCGTTGTAACAAACAAAAACAATACGAGTAAGCTGCCTAGTTTCTTCAAATTGTATTTCATATTGATTAGGGTTTAAATGGTATAAAAAAGCCCCGATCAAATCGGGGCTTCAATTCTTTAATGTACATCACCCATGAGTTTCCTCAATGGTTTGTTAAATGCCAATAACAGCAAGGCTGCACCAAAAGTGGTTAGTACAATGGTCATATACTGAGAAGGCATATTGGCCAATGCTTCGGCATCTCCCCCACTTGCTTCTCCAGCGATCAGCCCGGCCAATAGGTTACCGAGTGATACAGAAAGGAACCAGATTCCCATCATTTGCCCTTGATAGCCTTTAGGGGCCAATTTGGTTGTCAAACTCAAGCCTACCGGACTTAAACTCAACTCTCCCCAAGTATGGAAGAGGTAAGTAAAGATCAACCAAGTAGGTGCTGCCATGTCTCCTGAAGCAGCAATTTTTGCTGCAAAGTACATCACGAAGAAGCCTGCCGCCACACCAAATAGTCCGAAGAAGAATTTCAAAGGTGAGCTTGGCTCAAGATTTCTTTTGGCCAACCAAATCCACATCGCACCAAAGAATGGGGCAAACAGGATAATGAAGGTTGAGTTAACAGATTGGAACCATCCTGCTGGCATCTCCCAGCCGAAGATGGATCTATCCGTAAATCGCTCTGCGAATAAATTGAGAGTAGATCCTGCCTGTTCAAAGCCTGACCAAAAGATAGCTGAGAAAACAAAGACAACACCCATTGCAATCACCTTCTTACGATCACTGGCTTCCAGTTTACCCAAAAGAATAATGTAACCGAGATAAGAAAAGGCTACGATAGCAATTACAACTCCTGAAACATTGGCAATAGCACTTGCATTTACTGGAATTACTCCAGCGAACATTAACACGAGAAGAATGCCTAATACACCTACAATAGTAGTAGTCGTTTTTTTCAGGCTACTTTGCGATTCTTGCTCCTCCGGTGTTTCGATAACAGGAGCATTTCCCACATCAGAAAGGCTATTAGAAGTCAATTTATATTGAATAAGGCCTAAGACCATACCAAAACCGGCAAGACCAAAACCTAAATGCCAATTCACTTCTGCAACGGCACTCGTAAGCAATGGCGCTGCAAAGGCTCCTATGTTGATACCCATATAAAATATAGAAAAGCCTGCATCCCTCTTGCTATCTCCAGGTGCATAAAGCTGTCCGACAATTGAGCTGATATTCGGTTTTAGAAGACCCGTACCGATAACAATAAGAATCAGTCCCAAGAAAAAAGCATTGGTATCCAAGGCAGTCAACTCAGCTTTCTCAGCAGCACCAGAAAAGAGCTGCATTATCCCAGGTATTCCCATCGTAAAGTGGCCCAATGCTATAATGATACCACCATACCAAACTGACTTTTTAAGACCAAATAAACGATCGGCTAACCAACCACCAGGTAGTGCTAGCAAATACACACCCATGGTATAGAGGCCATAAATGGCTCCGGAGGTTTTATCATCAAAACCTAAACCACCTTCCGTAACGGCAGTGGCCATAAATAAAATAAGTAGAGCCCGCATACCATAGTAGCTAAACCGCTCCCACATTTCCGTAAAGAAAAGCGTGGCTAGCCCTCTAGGGTGGCCCCAAATCGTCTTCTGATCTGACATAGTTGAATTTTTCGTTTTAGAATAACCTTTGAATCTAACATGAGTGAAAGCATTTTACAAATCGTATTTCAACAAATGGTCCAATCCTTCCCTTACACATAGGTTCCACTGATCAAAAAGTCGAACATTAAGGCTTATTTCAGGTTCATTTAAAAGGTATTTACATTCGCAATACTTACCTTTGCAATCGTTTTCACAAAGAGAGAAAATTAACCAAAAATCATGCTAGAAACTGGAATAAAATCCAATAAGGCTGGGCTTGAAACAGCCGGAATCAAAGTTAAAGAAGCACACTGGAACCTTGGGCCTACCGAACTGATCGAAGAGGCCATCAAAAACGGTGAAGGAAATTTGACAGATACAGGCGCACTGATGTGCGACACTGGGAAATTCACAGGACGTTCACCTAAAGACAGATTCATTGTTAGAGATGAGTCAACAGAAGAAAAGGTCTGGTGGGGTGATATCAATATTGGAATTTCTCCTGAGTCTTTCGATAAGATATACAAGAAGATGATTGCTCATCTTGAGGATCGCAAAGTTTATGTAAGAGATGCTTACGCTGGAGCTGATAAAACTCATCGACTTAAATTAAGAGTCGTTAACACCATGGCATGGCACAATCTCTTCTGCTATAACATGTTTATCCGACCTGAGGCATATAAGCTTCCTGACTTCGATCCTAATTTCACGATCATTTGTTGCCCAGAGTTCAAAGCAGATCCTGCTACGGACGGTACCAGACAAGACAATTTTGCTATTGTAAACTTCACCAAGAGAATGATCCTTATCGGAGGAACTGAGTACTCTGGTGAGATGAAAAAAGGTATCTTCTCGGTTCTGAACTTCCTATTACCGACTGAAGATGGTGTACTGCCAATGCACTGTTCATCTAACATGGGCATTAAGAAAAGAGATACTGCGGTATTCTTTGGTCTCTCAGGAACTGGAAAAACGACTCTTTCAGCAGACCCAAATAGACTATTGATCGGTGATGACGAGCATGGCTGGACATCTAAAAACGTTTTCAACTTTGAAGGTGGTTGTTATGCTAAAGCGATCGACCTAACGGAAGAAAACGAACCAGATATATATAGAGCTATAAAGTATGGAGCAATTGTAGAAAACACCAGGTTCCACCCGGGCACCAGAAATGTTGACTATACTAATACTGAGGTAACGGAAAACACACGTGTCTCCTACCCGCTTCATCATATCAACAATATTGCTGAACCATCTATTGGCGGGATTCCGAAGAATATTTTCTTCCTGACTTGTGATGCCTTTGGTGTGATGCCTCCCATCTTGAGATTGAATAAAGGACAGGCCATGTATCACTTCATTTCGGGCTACACCTCAAAAGTAGCAGGTACTGAAGCTGGTGTCACTGAGCCTCAACCTGTATTCTCAGCATGTTTCGGTGCGCCATTTATGCCACTCCACCCTACCGAGTATGCGGAAATGTTGGGTAAGAAAATGGAAGAACACTCAGTTAATGTCTGGTTAATCAACACAGGCTGGACAGGAGGCCCTTATGGCGTTGGTTCAAGAATTAAACTGAGATATACCAGAGCTATGATTTCTGCAGCACTTTCAGGTGTATTGGACAACGTTGGCTACAGAAAACACTCAATTTTTGGTGCTGAAATTCCAATGACTTGTCCAGATGTTCCAAGTGAAATCTTAAGCGCAAGAGAGACTTGGAAGAATGATGATGGTTTCTACGAAACGTCAAACAAGTTGGCTAGAATGTTCCAGAACAACTTTAGTAAGTTTGAGTCTTATGCCAATGAGGAGATCATGGCAGGTGCACCAAAGCCCAGAGAAGATTATAAGTAATCTCTTTTAGAATGAATATTGAAAAAGGCCCGGTTAACGGGCCTTTTTTATTGCCATTTAAACAATAAGGCGTTTTAAGTGTCAAAGCATCATGCGGTCTTATCTAAAACAGTTAGTCACACTCGTAACACTGATACTCTTGACTAACTGTGATCCTAAGGATGACGCCCCTGAGGGTAATGACCCTGTGATATACTTCCCTCCTGCCACCACCTCTTGGGAAACGGTAAATACTGCTGAACTGGCATGGAATGAAGAGGCTATTGCCACACTCAGCGAGTATTTAGCGACCACAAACACAAAAGCATTTATTCTCCTTAAAGATGGAAAAATAGCAATCGAGGAGTACTTTCAGGATACAAGCCCGACTGATAACCTCCCATGGTTTTCAGCGGCAAAAACCTTCACGGCCCTACTGACAGGCATAGCAGAAGAAGAAGGCCTACTCAGTATCCGAGAAGCCAGTAACAATCATCTAGATCTGGCTTGGACATCACTTACCCTAGAACAAGAATCGAGTATTCAAATCATTAATCACCTAACGATGACTACAGGCTTGGATGACCGTGTCGCAGACCCTAATTGTACAGATCCCGATTGTCTAAAATTTCTTACCACACCTAATAATCGCTGGGCATATCACAATGGACCTTACACAAAACTGGGAGATGTAATTGCCTCGGTCAGTGGTGAGAGCTACAATAACTTTACTGCCAATAGAGTATTAGACAAAGTAGGCATGCAAGGCACATGGCTCAAGTTTGGTTTCAACAATATATTTGTAAGCAATGCCCGAAGTATGGCCAGGTTTGGTTTACTCCTGCTGAACAAAGGCACTTGGCAAGATGACCCCATTTTAAGTAATGATGCCTATTTCTCGGCAATGACGAACAGCACACAGTCTCTGAATCCAGCCTATGGCTACCTTACCTGGCTCAACGGTAAGAGCTCCTTTAAGATTCCTGGTCTCCAAACCAGTTTTAATGGAAGTATTACCCCTAATGCGCCACCTGACATGTTTGCTGCGATGGGTCGTAATGGACAACTTATTAATGTTGTCCCAAGTCTGGGAGTTGTGATGATTCGAATGGGTGATAACCCTCAAAATGACCTAGTACCTTTTACTTATCAAGATGAATTGTGGAAGAGACTGATAGATATATTCTAAAAAAAAGCCCGTTCCGTCCGAACAGGCTTTTTTGATGCAGGGATTAGCTGCATCTTCGACACTACTAATGATCTTTACTTTTATTGTTCTACCCCACTCTCCAAAGACTCAAGTCTATTGAGAGCAGTTTGTAATTCTCTTCTAAGCGTGATTTGCTTTTCAGTAGCCTGAAAACGCTGATGCCGATACTCTTCTACAATTTTCGAGTAGGCTGATTTAACGCGTTTTACCACACTACATACATGCTTGATACGTGTATAAACCACCACGACAATAGTGGCTAATAAGGCGATGAGTGACCATACAAGGGCATTGTAAAATCCTTTTTTCACTGATAATCCTAAAAATCCAATCTTCGCGTTTTGGTCTTCGCTGATTTGCAGCTTCTCTTTGATCAGATCGAACTCAGTTTGAATAGTCTTAAGTTCGGCCTTTGTTTCGATGGATGACATCTCAAGGTTCTTGATTTGCAGCTGATAGGCACTAATACTGTCTATCATGGCCGTCCTGAAATTCAACAGCTTAGAAGTCTTAATTACCTTATACTCTTCGTAGGATTCTGACTCAGACATGATGTCAGAAAGGATGTTACGTAGGGGTCTGTTTTCTTGTGCGTATACTGTGAAACTGAGCGACAGGAGTAGTACAAAAACTCCTGCCCACTTGGCATGCTTAGGTTGATTCATAGTATTGTATTTAGGTGAAATCGATACCAAGTTAACGAATGAAAAACACACTATTTGCATTCTGGTGTACAAAGCATTTTTCTGATATCATCAGTCAAAAAAGTGACTTGTAAAGACTGTGGATCAAAGTTTTATAATAGAAAACCAGTTTTTACATACTTTCTATTGCCCTATACTTTCATCGAGAAAACCGAGCTTTTCGTCTATGAAATATAAACATCAACCCCACTCACGATTATCATCTATGATTTTGGCGTATTAGGGCTTATCTTCTATTGAAATTAGTTACTAATTATTCTGCTATGCCATCATATGATATAAAGGTTAACGGCAAGTCACTCTCCGTAGAAGCCGAAGCCGATACTCCACTACTTTGGATTCTAAGAGATCAACTCAAAATGAAGGGAACCAAATTTGGCTGTGGTATTGGTCAATGTGGGGCTTGTACAGTTCACTTAAATGGTAATGCGGCAAGATCTTGCTCACTACGCATTTCCTCTATCGGCAATGCTGAAATTATCACCATCGAGGGGCTGTCGGAAGACGGAAATCACCCGGTTCAATTGGCATGGATGGAAGAAAATGTACCTCAGTGTGGCTATTGTCAAGCCGGACAAATAATGTCTGCTGCTTCTTTTTTATCTAAAGTAGAGAACCCTTCCGAAGAAGACATTCACCAGTGGATGTCTGGTAACATTTGTCGATGTGGAACCTATCCCCGAATTAAGAAGGCCATATACAGAGCGGCTAAGGAAGGAGTTACGGAATGAAAGAGCAATTAACAACATCTCGCAGGGGCTTTCTTAAGCTAACAGGAATCGCAGGTGGCGGTTTAATGCTGGGCTTTAATCTGTCTGGGTGTGACAGCCTACCTGAAAACCCTGATTTCGTCAATCTCGAGATCAACGCATTCATTCTAATCAACGGAGACGGAACTGTAACCCTTAGAGCCAAGAACCCGGACATTGGGCAGGGTGTAAAAACATCATTGCCCATGATACTCGCGGAAGAGTTAGACATTCCATGGAAGAAGGTCAAGGTGGAACAGGCAGAATTGGACGGCCGTCTGGGCTCCCAGTTTGCCGGTGGAAGTACAGGTGTCAAGACGAACTATGAAAACCTCAGAAAAGCCGGAGCTGCCGTAAAAGATGTACTCATCAGAGCAGCAGCTGACCAGTGGGAAGTGCAGCCATCAGATTGTAAAACAGCGGACGGTTTTGTCATGCATGCCAGTAAACGTCTCCACTATGGACACTTAGCTGAAGCAGCTGCTCAATTAGAACTAAATGAAGACCCACCTCTAAAAGACCCTAGTCAATTTGACATCATTGGAAAGTCTCAGCCAGATGTTGACTTAAAGGAAATTGTAACTGGCCAAGCTTTATATGGTATTGACCAAGAAATTGAGGGAATGGTTTATGCCACCATATTGAAACCACAAGTCTTCGGTTCTAAGGCAGTGAGTATTGACGCCTCAGAAGCAAAGAAGGTGACTGGAGTCATTGATGTTTTCGAAATCAATCAATCCGATAACCCTGCAAATGGGCTTGGCGGCATAGCCATTGTTGCAGAGAACCAATGGGCAGCTTTTAAAGCAAAGGGGCTCGTCAAAGCAGAATGGACTTCGCCAAAGGGATTCATCGCCTCAAATGAACAATTGAAAAGGGCACTAGATCAAGGCGCATCTTCTAAAAGCACAACCTTGAAGGATGAAGGGAATGTCAGCAATATTTTCAGAAATACTGATGAGTTGATAGAGGCAAAATATCATGTACCCTTTATCAGCCACAGCCAAATGGAGCCCATGAATTTCATAGCCGATGTTCAAAAAGATAAGGTCATATTAATCGGTCCGACACAGACTCCGGGAAGCGCTGCAG
Coding sequences:
- the pckA gene encoding phosphoenolpyruvate carboxykinase (ATP) translates to MLETGIKSNKAGLETAGIKVKEAHWNLGPTELIEEAIKNGEGNLTDTGALMCDTGKFTGRSPKDRFIVRDESTEEKVWWGDINIGISPESFDKIYKKMIAHLEDRKVYVRDAYAGADKTHRLKLRVVNTMAWHNLFCYNMFIRPEAYKLPDFDPNFTIICCPEFKADPATDGTRQDNFAIVNFTKRMILIGGTEYSGEMKKGIFSVLNFLLPTEDGVLPMHCSSNMGIKKRDTAVFFGLSGTGKTTLSADPNRLLIGDDEHGWTSKNVFNFEGGCYAKAIDLTEENEPDIYRAIKYGAIVENTRFHPGTRNVDYTNTEVTENTRVSYPLHHINNIAEPSIGGIPKNIFFLTCDAFGVMPPILRLNKGQAMYHFISGYTSKVAGTEAGVTEPQPVFSACFGAPFMPLHPTEYAEMLGKKMEEHSVNVWLINTGWTGGPYGVGSRIKLRYTRAMISAALSGVLDNVGYRKHSIFGAEIPMTCPDVPSEILSARETWKNDDGFYETSNKLARMFQNNFSKFESYANEEIMAGAPKPREDYK
- a CDS encoding serine hydrolase domain-containing protein; translated protein: MRSYLKQLVTLVTLILLTNCDPKDDAPEGNDPVIYFPPATTSWETVNTAELAWNEEAIATLSEYLATTNTKAFILLKDGKIAIEEYFQDTSPTDNLPWFSAAKTFTALLTGIAEEEGLLSIREASNNHLDLAWTSLTLEQESSIQIINHLTMTTGLDDRVADPNCTDPDCLKFLTTPNNRWAYHNGPYTKLGDVIASVSGESYNNFTANRVLDKVGMQGTWLKFGFNNIFVSNARSMARFGLLLLNKGTWQDDPILSNDAYFSAMTNSTQSLNPAYGYLTWLNGKSSFKIPGLQTSFNGSITPNAPPDMFAAMGRNGQLINVVPSLGVVMIRMGDNPQNDLVPFTYQDELWKRLIDIF
- a CDS encoding xanthine dehydrogenase family protein molybdopterin-binding subunit, which codes for MKEQLTTSRRGFLKLTGIAGGGLMLGFNLSGCDSLPENPDFVNLEINAFILINGDGTVTLRAKNPDIGQGVKTSLPMILAEELDIPWKKVKVEQAELDGRLGSQFAGGSTGVKTNYENLRKAGAAVKDVLIRAAADQWEVQPSDCKTADGFVMHASKRLHYGHLAEAAAQLELNEDPPLKDPSQFDIIGKSQPDVDLKEIVTGQALYGIDQEIEGMVYATILKPQVFGSKAVSIDASEAKKVTGVIDVFEINQSDNPANGLGGIAIVAENQWAAFKAKGLVKAEWTSPKGFIASNEQLKRALDQGASSKSTTLKDEGNVSNIFRNTDELIEAKYHVPFISHSQMEPMNFIADVQKDKVILIGPTQTPGSAAASASNITGVPREQIQMKFTRIGGGFGRRLLNDYANEAVIISQKIQKPVKLVWTRESDFLSDYYRPAGAYHFKAALSDKGIEAMEVNICTTSRYLYRQSTPAHGTEAFPDQQPAGMVPNFKVTYSPLKSNIPVGALRTPGVNATTYAYQSFMDELAEKAGIDPIEFQLNLIGTEDRDMPYDDHGGPTYNTVRLRNVIELVRDKSGWGEGSYQGFAAQMVFGSYVACIVDVSLVDGKIKIDKVNIAVDCGRVINPVGANAQVQGGITDAISAALYESLELQNGAPIGQNFDRYEKLRMTESPEVDVHFINSEEAPQGLGEPSYPILFPALINAVYQATGQRVRELPLKKHNLV
- a CDS encoding peptide MFS transporter; protein product: MSDQKTIWGHPRGLATLFFTEMWERFSYYGMRALLILFMATAVTEGGLGFDDKTSGAIYGLYTMGVYLLALPGGWLADRLFGLKKSVWYGGIIIALGHFTMGIPGIMQLFSGAAEKAELTALDTNAFFLGLILIVIGTGLLKPNISSIVGQLYAPGDSKRDAGFSIFYMGINIGAFAAPLLTSAVAEVNWHLGFGLAGFGMVLGLIQYKLTSNSLSDVGNAPVIETPEEQESQSSLKKTTTTIVGVLGILLVLMFAGVIPVNASAIANVSGVVIAIVAFSYLGYIILLGKLEASDRKKVIAMGVVFVFSAIFWSGFEQAGSTLNLFAERFTDRSIFGWEMPAGWFQSVNSTFIILFAPFFGAMWIWLAKRNLEPSSPLKFFFGLFGVAAGFFVMYFAAKIAASGDMAAPTWLIFTYLFHTWGELSLSPVGLSLTTKLAPKGYQGQMMGIWFLSVSLGNLLAGLIAGEASGGDAEALANMPSQYMTIVLTTFGAALLLLAFNKPLRKLMGDVH
- a CDS encoding (2Fe-2S)-binding protein encodes the protein MPSYDIKVNGKSLSVEAEADTPLLWILRDQLKMKGTKFGCGIGQCGACTVHLNGNAARSCSLRISSIGNAEIITIEGLSEDGNHPVQLAWMEENVPQCGYCQAGQIMSAASFLSKVENPSEEDIHQWMSGNICRCGTYPRIKKAIYRAAKEGVTE
- a CDS encoding M16 family metallopeptidase, translated to MKYNLKKLGSLLVLFLFVTTACDVSVNSSSDDFSIDYKKYTLENGLEVVLHQDTSDPMVAVAVLYHVGSNREKVGKTGFAHFFEHMLFQNSENVGAGNFIKNMNDLGGSFNGGTWTDGTVYFETVPSDALEQVLWMESDRMGFFINTVSEWGLENEKQVVKNEKRQGVDNRPYGHKEYVQLTNLYPEGHPYSWDVIGSLEDLQNATIDDVREFYEKWYGVNNATLVIAGDIDEADAEALVEKYFGELEPREEVEAIEPMPAVLNANKLLFHEDKFANLPDLEMVWPTVEKYHPDMWALDLLGQILTDGKKSALYKVIVEEKKLAPSVYTFNSSNEIAGTFKLGARAFDGTNLNDLKAAFDEAFERFETEGFSDADLDRIKIGLETNVYNSASSVFNKAYQLADYNTFAGDPGYITTDLQNSLAVTREDIMRVYNQYIKDQNFLATSFVPVGQGDLVLDGSVKASVVEEAIVQGAEGNLDKYEKDVEFVKTASKIDRSTAPPLKGELSFTPPSISKAALANGMNVLHIYQDELPMAQFSIRIKGGMLLDQPEKVGTSALLDNMMMEGTANRTPQELQEAIGQLGASVRVFTSQEYMTISGNCLAKNYDKVLALVHEVITQPRWDEAEFERIKSSALNSIQQRNANPNAIASKVFNKVLYGEDHIFANPVSGTASSVSGITLEDLKAYYNTNFSPSIASFHFVGAISEEDVVGSLDIFNDWERKEVNFPSYEIKAPSLDSRIYFVDYPDAKQSVINIGRVSMEGDNSDYAAATMANYKLGSGSGSILFKKLRLEKGYTYGAFSNYSRKQNGTAFTAASSVRSNVTKESVELFKEILDNYGTEFSEEDMNSTKTSILRSNTQSYETLGSLVGILQNISTYDLPLDYVQKDEATLKSMDVAEAKRLIAEYMNPDKLIYVVVGDGKTQLKRLNNVGLGKPVLVNKDDESLVIKK